From Selenomonas sp. AB3002, one genomic window encodes:
- a CDS encoding NAD(P)/FAD-dependent oxidoreductase produces MNKYDVAIVGGGPAGIFAAYELCLKKPELKIILLESGKDIYNRVCPISAGKVKSCIGCKPCSIMRGFGGAGAFSDGKYNFTTQFGGWLNEYLDDNEVMDLINYVDKINQEHGAPSQVFSTTNSDLGRQALQHDLHLLSASVRHLGTENNLKMLQATYEHLKDKVEFRFECPVEHIDSDGKGTNGITLESGEKIEAEYLIVAPGRAGAEWFSNECERLGLQQENNRVDVGVRVETPDEVWNHITSQVYEAKLVYRTKRYGDSVRTFCMNPHGHVVMENTDGIMTVNGHSYSDPKLQSKNTNFALLVSNRFTEPFKEPHQYGKRIASFSNMLGGGIIVQRFGDLMKGRRTNAHRMSKSFTVPTLAATPGDLSLVLPKRHLDNIIEMIQALNTVAPGMTNDDTLLYGVEVKFYSSRVVLTKDLETEHKNIFAIGDGAGVTRGLSQASASGVHVARAILGRM; encoded by the coding sequence ATGAATAAGTATGATGTGGCAATCGTGGGCGGCGGCCCTGCTGGTATCTTTGCGGCCTATGAGCTTTGCCTGAAAAAGCCAGAGCTGAAGATCATCCTGCTGGAGTCAGGCAAGGATATCTATAACCGTGTCTGCCCCATTTCAGCAGGCAAGGTGAAGAGCTGCATCGGCTGCAAGCCCTGCAGCATCATGCGCGGCTTCGGCGGCGCAGGCGCCTTCTCCGACGGCAAGTACAACTTCACCACCCAGTTCGGCGGCTGGCTCAACGAATATCTGGATGACAACGAGGTCATGGACCTCATCAACTATGTGGACAAAATCAACCAGGAACACGGCGCTCCCAGCCAGGTCTTCTCCACAACGAACTCCGATCTCGGCCGCCAGGCCCTGCAGCATGACCTGCACCTGCTGTCTGCCAGCGTCCGCCATTTGGGCACGGAAAACAACCTGAAAATGCTTCAGGCCACCTACGAGCACCTGAAGGATAAGGTGGAGTTCCGCTTTGAGTGCCCTGTGGAGCACATCGATTCCGATGGCAAGGGCACCAATGGCATTACTCTGGAGAGCGGCGAGAAGATTGAAGCCGAGTATCTTATCGTAGCTCCTGGCCGCGCCGGGGCCGAGTGGTTCTCCAACGAGTGCGAACGCCTTGGCCTCCAGCAGGAAAACAACCGCGTAGACGTGGGCGTGCGGGTGGAGACTCCCGACGAGGTGTGGAACCACATCACCAGCCAGGTATATGAGGCCAAGCTGGTGTACCGCACCAAGCGCTACGGCGACTCCGTGCGCACCTTCTGCATGAACCCCCACGGCCATGTGGTCATGGAGAACACTGACGGTATCATGACTGTCAATGGCCATTCCTACAGTGACCCCAAGCTCCAGAGCAAGAACACCAACTTCGCCCTGCTGGTGAGCAACCGCTTCACCGAGCCCTTCAAGGAACCCCATCAGTACGGCAAGCGCATTGCCTCCTTCTCCAATATGCTGGGAGGCGGCATCATCGTCCAGCGCTTCGGCGACCTCATGAAAGGCCGCCGCACCAACGCCCACCGCATGAGCAAGAGCTTCACGGTGCCCACCCTGGCCGCCACCCCCGGCGACCTGTCTCTGGTGCTGCCCAAGCGCCACCTGGACAACATCATAGAGATGATCCAGGCCCTGAACACAGTAGCTCCCGGCATGACCAATGATGATACCCTGCTCTACGGCGTCGAGGTGAAATTCTACAGCTCCCGGGTAGTCCTCACCAAGGATCTGGAAACCGAGCACAAGAACATCTTCGCCATCGGCGACGGCGCCGGCGTAACCCGCGGCCTCTCCCAGGCCAGCGCCAGCGGCGTGCACGTGGCAAGAGCTATCTTAGGGAGAATGTAA
- the putP gene encoding sodium/proline symporter PutP, with protein MTHDIAIIITFVVYMLIMMSIGVYYYRRTRNMSDYFLGNRKLGAWVTSLSAEASDMSGWMLMGVPGFAYVAGLNAGWITLGIVIGTWANWRFVAARLRVYTELAHNSLTLPDFLENRFEDTSRLLRVIPAIFILIFFVIYSASGFVSGGRLFETIFGMDYATALLLSAGAVVFYTLTGGFLAVSRTDFIQGVMMFFAILIVPLFAMMLLGGPGATIEAINTYHASFFEPFQKVDGSTITALEIISLMGWGIGYFGQPHILVRFMAIKSTKDIPQATNIAMVWVVLSLAAALAVGMVGSVFLTEPLTEANRETVFLVMTNTMFPSAIAGMILAAVLAAIMSTASSQLLVAASAVSQDFYRSMINSKAEQKELVWVSRISVLAIAAMAIGFALNPNSFILDMVSYAWAGFGAAFGPAVLMSLFWRRTTRNGVLAGIVVGGLTVLIWKQFAWLGLYEIVPGFIFSLLAIYVVSLLDKAPAESITRTFDEVGNSRI; from the coding sequence TTGACACATGATATAGCCATTATCATTACTTTCGTTGTCTACATGCTCATTATGATGAGCATTGGCGTCTACTATTACCGCCGTACTCGCAATATGAGCGATTACTTCCTTGGTAACCGCAAATTGGGTGCCTGGGTCACTTCCCTTTCCGCCGAGGCTTCGGATATGTCCGGCTGGATGCTCATGGGGGTGCCGGGCTTTGCCTATGTGGCGGGGCTCAATGCCGGGTGGATCACCCTGGGAATAGTGATTGGCACCTGGGCCAACTGGCGCTTTGTGGCGGCCCGTCTGCGGGTCTATACAGAGCTGGCCCACAATTCACTGACCCTGCCGGATTTTCTGGAGAATCGCTTTGAGGACACTTCGCGTCTCCTGCGGGTAATCCCTGCCATCTTTATCCTGATTTTCTTCGTCATCTACAGCGCTTCCGGCTTCGTGTCCGGGGGCAGGCTCTTTGAGACTATCTTTGGCATGGATTACGCTACAGCCTTGCTGCTTTCTGCGGGGGCGGTGGTGTTTTACACCCTCACCGGGGGCTTTTTGGCAGTGTCCCGCACGGACTTCATTCAGGGTGTCATGATGTTCTTCGCCATTTTGATTGTGCCACTCTTTGCCATGATGCTCCTGGGGGGGCCGGGAGCTACGATTGAGGCTATCAATACCTACCATGCTTCCTTTTTCGAGCCTTTCCAGAAGGTGGACGGCAGCACCATCACGGCGTTGGAGATCATCTCCCTGATGGGTTGGGGCATCGGCTATTTCGGCCAGCCCCACATCCTCGTGCGCTTCATGGCCATCAAGAGCACCAAGGACATTCCCCAGGCTACCAATATTGCCATGGTATGGGTGGTGCTTTCCCTGGCTGCGGCCCTGGCCGTGGGCATGGTGGGCTCAGTGTTCCTCACCGAGCCGTTGACGGAAGCCAACCGTGAGACGGTGTTCCTGGTGATGACCAATACCATGTTCCCCTCTGCCATAGCAGGCATGATACTGGCAGCAGTGCTGGCAGCCATCATGAGCACCGCATCTTCCCAGCTGCTGGTGGCGGCTTCTGCTGTGTCGCAGGACTTTTATCGTTCCATGATAAATAGCAAGGCAGAGCAAAAGGAACTGGTCTGGGTCAGCCGTATTTCCGTGCTGGCCATTGCGGCCATGGCCATCGGCTTTGCCCTGAATCCCAACAGCTTCATCCTGGATATGGTGTCCTACGCCTGGGCAGGCTTCGGCGCCGCCTTTGGCCCCGCTGTGCTCATGTCCCTGTTCTGGCGCAGGACCACTAGGAATGGCGTGCTGGCTGGCATCGTGGTGGGCGGCCTCACCGTCCTCATCTGGAAGCAGTTCGCCTGGCTGGGCCTTTATGAGA